In Coffea eugenioides isolate CCC68of chromosome 4, Ceug_1.0, whole genome shotgun sequence, the genomic stretch GCGGAATCCAGTGGTCTttgaggaaaggattgtcaaATGCTGGTTGTTGATACATATAGACACAATCAATTATATCACCGTCTTTGCTCTGTCAtgagaaaaaattttgaatttcattgtAAAGAGCCAAAGGCATTCAACATAATCTAATCTACCTACCCGCAAATTTGTGACTTTCATTGAACTAAGGATTAGATTATGCTGGTTGTTTCGATATTTTGGACATGTGAATAACTCATCTTCCTCCTAAAAAATTACTAATACGTAAACCCTTACCGGGAGAGTCAAAATAGCTTGTTAATGCCATTGCTATATCATAACGATTAGACTGGAACATAAATCTGTTGAATGGGTTGATTGGAACAAAATTCAGATGAATGGTTTATATGAGAATTGAGGTTTTCAATTAGTTTGATGATGGTTTGTAATATAGAGAGAGAATGGAGTTCTAATCATAAAATACCTAGAAAAGAAACGGGTTGCCAAGTCGAGAAGATAAGTAAGTTTTTAATTCAAACTAGTAAGTATATGcctgaaagataagttttagtcagaaatagaaatttacactttgagtaatttaatttacttattatttgacaaaatttacttatgtttaaactaaacttactaatactaaaagtaaaaaatttacatatttaaGTGAAAAAATCACCGGGTTTCTAAAAATGATTTTGGGTTGCTGAAAACGGTTTTGGGTTCCTGAAACACTTTCGGGTATCACCTATCTCTTTAAAGTCATCTGTCTTCTTCTTATTTAGTTCTCAATTCCAACGATACGATTGAATTCCCAGGCAAAGGTTTCCACTTTGGTCCATACTTTCTCTTGGTCCAATTGTTGTTGCTACAAAGGGACAAAAGGCAAAACAGTCCACTCACAAGCGAAAGCGAAGACGATGCAAAAATTGCAAGTAATCACCTACTCTTAAAATTGACTTATTCTACGGTTAGAATAGCTTTGCAAAACCAGATATGAATGAGCAATGCTAAATTTCATCCACTCATTGGCTTTATGTTAGAAGGCCAAAAATGTTAGTTATATATGTACACTTCATATACGCCTTTATAAATTCAATCTTATTGTTTATGGATTGTGCTTGGCAATTTTTTTCCCGCAGGTCATTTGGACATGATAGACGAAAATGTACTAAAGTGTGCACAGATGCATATGAAACTCACAATTATGATCATGTTGGGGCACCCAATAATGTTGAGAATGTAAATTTGAATCTGATAGGATCATCCGATGGCCTATTGCAATCAGATTCACAGCATGGATGCAATAAGGAATTAATGGATAGTAATTGGTTTCAGATCATTCCTCCTGGTCAGGTAATGTATAGcttgcttttatttatttttgtgtgaAGGCATGAAATATAATGGTGCTCTATTTGCATTTGTATAGGCATTAATGTGGGCATGCAATCCTTCATTAATCCAAAGTCATGTACAAAACACTAGCTTGTTAGGAGATGAAAAGTATTCAGGTACATTTTTCCTTCTTCACGCCTAAGTTTTATGTTGTTTATTTGCTATGATTATGTGTTGTTGTGGcctttttttaatacaaatcTTGTGATGGTTTTGTAGTGAATGAACCAGATTTCAGCCAAGACCATTAAGGAATTTTATTCTTGAGAGAGTACAAATGTTTTTGCACGTCTTTGCTCAAAGCTTTTAGGATGATTTAAGTTTCTTCGAAGGTAGTTTAATGCGTTTTGATTGTAAATCTGAACATAATCTCCTTAGTTTGCAATTTCtggtgtttacttgttttaatgtGAATAATTTCAGCTTGCTTGGAAAAAAGTTTGGTGATCAAATTTCAGATATTGTTAGCATCCAAGTGCTCTTGGGTTTGTAAACCAGAAATGTCAATCCAAACTGAAGCTTTTGATAGTGATATCAGAGCCCTTGATGCTGGTGATCAAATTCTCAAATCAAGTTACTAGCCTTTTGATTGCTTCAGATTTCTGAAGCCAAAGTCTTTGTGCTCTAAATTCAGTTCTTGGCCATGTAATCTTGTCATGCTTAGATAGCTATATCTAGTGTCCTGCCAGCTTAATTTTGATGCGTAAGTATCAATTATTAAAAGTTAGATTCATTCTGATGCTCCAAATGAGCCGTTTTCTCCTATTTTGAAATACCAATTTCATATCAAATGTCTTGTGCATGTAGATTTTGCTGTTTACTTCAAATTGGACTGGCTTACTTGATGAGCAGAACTCGAAAAGTAACTCAAATACTCATGTTATACAATACTCAGCACACGGTTTTTTAGGCTTTAAAACATCATTAATGAAAGTTACCCATTCGGTTGTTTAGGAATGTTAGGAGATTCGTCAAATTCAAATGACGATGCCTGAAACTTGTACTTATCCCCAAATTTGTGTTGTAGTACAGTATCAAGATCTTGCACCTATTCCATTCACctataaaaattatgattatcataaaatgacattttataataatttacatactaTTTGCCAATTAAAAGCAAGTTTCATAAAAAATGTGCATGTAAATCCATATTgtgaatgatacgaaatatatttgaaactcaCGAAACTTAATATATGGGtaaatttactataattttaaAAGATTACGCTACATTAGATACGATCACTTTAccttttatacttgtgacctagaaaataaatttattaaaacacataacatttataaatgatgcatacatttattaaaatgcttaaaacgcAAAACATTTATGAATGAAACATACAATCATTATTATACATTTATGTTACCAACAACtactaactataatattaagtttcaaccattaataaaaaaatcttagcactagtttaaataaacttcttaatacttgtttcatataagtttctttaagtaatatagtaaatttatgccacaaactagtaagttttgatgattaaccaaattaTTATTCTTTCAACAagatttactattaatctataaaaacttactattacttgaactaaacttactcccCACAAAACTAAGTTTCGAATGTAGAGtagtaatttaatttttaaaaaaagtaactttcatttttatttcgaTTTACTTTTTGAAacataaataggataacacttatATGACCATTTtcgatttattttttatttacttttagcggccatttgattatttgataggcctatccacctaaataggataacacttaaaaataagaaagtaagtTTTCCATCTGAAATAGTAAGTTAacagtaataaattagtaacttttatacttcaaaatgtaaattggaataaatattaaacttactttttaaataaataaattactactttatatcccaaacttactttttataGTGTAAGTTTAATTCATGTAATAGTAAGTTTtaatacataaatagtaattcttactgaTAACATGGTAaaattgattaataatcaaaatttACTGATTTATGAGAcacatgtactattttactttaaaacatatttcaaactagTGTTAgggaatttatttgaaataacgataagatgttttattaatgattaatttttagtaccttagttagtaagtactcataatatacctgTATAATACAAGATTATAGttaacatttaaaaaaatttatttacatattttaaaatactatggaaaaaagtttgacttttcacataatctcgtaaaatatgtaataaaattttgtcgtattataagttttaaattattttcaatttttgaaaagtttgaaagtttggataataataacaacaaatcttcctagttatatatagaatattacttgtttatatatcaaaatttttataaattaacacttatgaatataataagatgataaagttttaataaatttacatc encodes the following:
- the LOC113768780 gene encoding uncharacterized protein LOC113768780 isoform X2; the encoded protein is MKNSSDEAKVSTLVHTFSWSNCCCYKGTKGKTVHSQAKAKTMQKLSFGHDRRKCTKVCTDAYETHNYDHVGAPNNVENVNLNLIGSSDGLLQSDSQHGCNKELMDSNWFQIIPPGQLAWKKVW
- the LOC113768780 gene encoding uncharacterized protein LOC113768780 isoform X1 → MKNSSDEAKVSTLVHTFSWSNCCCYKGTKGKTVHSQAKAKTMQKLSFGHDRRKCTKVCTDAYETHNYDHVGAPNNVENVNLNLIGSSDGLLQSDSQHGCNKELMDSNWFQIIPPGQALMWACNPSLIQSHVQNTSLLGDEKYSVNEPDFSQDH